In Nocardioides sp. JQ2195, a genomic segment contains:
- a CDS encoding MBL fold metallo-hydrolase: MAMTYTGDVAAGDPADVRELPHLTITKLAVDEKMSNNCYLLRCRETGEQVLVDAADDSDSLLRLCESQLTAVVTTHQHWDHHRALAAVVEATGAAVLAGAPDADAITEQTGVEVGTRLQHGDVVPVGRCSLRVIALAGHTPGSVALRYDDPEGHPHLFTGDSLFPGGVGNTFGDAQAFATLIDEVETKVFGTLPDETWFYPGHGKDGQLGNERPHLAEWRERGW; this comes from the coding sequence ATGGCGATGACCTACACCGGTGACGTGGCCGCGGGAGACCCCGCCGACGTCCGTGAGCTCCCCCACCTGACCATCACCAAGCTTGCTGTCGACGAGAAGATGTCGAACAACTGCTACCTGCTGCGCTGCCGCGAGACCGGGGAGCAGGTCCTCGTCGACGCAGCCGACGACAGTGACAGCCTGCTGCGGTTGTGCGAGTCGCAGCTGACCGCGGTGGTGACCACGCACCAGCACTGGGACCATCACCGTGCGTTGGCAGCTGTCGTCGAGGCGACGGGCGCCGCAGTCCTGGCAGGCGCGCCCGACGCGGACGCCATCACCGAGCAGACCGGTGTCGAGGTCGGCACCCGGCTGCAGCACGGTGACGTGGTGCCGGTGGGCCGTTGCTCCCTTCGCGTGATCGCCCTCGCAGGCCACACCCCCGGGTCGGTTGCCCTGAGGTACGACGACCCCGAGGGCCACCCCCATCTCTTCACGGGTGACAGCCTCTTCCCGGGCGGAGTGGGAAACACCTTCGGCGACGCCCAGGCCTTCGCCACCCTGATCGACGAGGTGGAGACGAAGGTCTTCGGCACCCTGCCCGACGAGACCTGGTTCTACCCCGGTCACGGCAAGGACGGGCAGCTCGGTAACGAGCGACCGCACCTCGCAGAGTGGCGCGAGCGCGGCTGGTAG
- a CDS encoding ferredoxin--NADP reductase, producing MDTESFLLEVLGVVEETPDACSVQFVVPTEAEDHFTYRPGQFLTLAVPSDTTGLAARCYSLSSSPVDGGPLTVTVKRTVDGYASNWICDNLKAGDSIRVLPPSGIFSPADLDEDLLLFAGGSGVTPIISIARTALARGTGKIVVFYANRDETSVIFAKEWARLSAEHPDRLVVVHWLESVQGLPTQEQLKSFASHFATYDAFCCGPAPFMKSVSLALRELEFPRARRHQEKFVSLGGNPFGDVEELRKAEETLADADDHEDGDGAENPLTGPVRIEVELDGENYEFDDYAGDKPILDFLESKGVDAPFSCREGNCSACACMVLEGEVKMLHNEVLDETDLADGIRLTCQALPLSEKLRITYNG from the coding sequence ATGGATACTGAATCGTTTCTCCTGGAGGTCCTCGGCGTCGTCGAGGAGACCCCTGATGCCTGCTCGGTTCAGTTCGTGGTCCCGACCGAGGCCGAGGACCACTTCACCTACCGCCCGGGGCAGTTCCTCACCCTCGCGGTGCCGAGCGACACGACGGGGCTCGCAGCCAGGTGCTACTCCCTGAGCAGCTCGCCGGTCGACGGCGGACCCCTGACCGTCACCGTGAAGCGCACGGTCGACGGTTATGCCTCCAACTGGATCTGCGACAACCTCAAGGCGGGCGACTCCATCCGGGTGCTGCCACCCAGCGGCATCTTCTCACCGGCCGACCTCGACGAGGACCTGCTGCTCTTCGCCGGCGGCAGCGGTGTCACCCCCATCATCTCCATCGCACGCACCGCCCTGGCCCGAGGCACGGGAAAGATCGTCGTCTTCTACGCCAACCGGGACGAGACCTCCGTGATCTTCGCGAAGGAGTGGGCCAGGCTCTCGGCCGAGCACCCCGACCGGCTCGTGGTCGTGCACTGGCTGGAGTCCGTCCAGGGCCTGCCCACCCAGGAGCAGCTGAAGTCGTTCGCGTCCCACTTCGCGACGTACGACGCGTTCTGCTGTGGGCCGGCGCCGTTCATGAAGAGCGTCTCCCTTGCACTGCGAGAGCTCGAGTTCCCTCGTGCCCGCCGTCACCAGGAGAAGTTCGTCTCGCTCGGAGGCAACCCGTTCGGCGACGTCGAAGAGCTCCGCAAGGCCGAGGAGACGCTGGCCGACGCGGACGACCACGAGGACGGCGACGGGGCGGAGAACCCACTGACCGGACCGGTCCGCATCGAGGTCGAGCTGGACGGCGAGAACTACGAGTTCGACGACTATGCGGGCGACAAGCCGATCCTCGACTTCCTGGAGTCCAAGGGCGTCGACGCTCCGTTCTCCTGCCGCGAGGGCAACTGCAGTGCCTGTGCCTGCATGGTGCTCGAGGGCGAGGTCAAGATGTTGCACAACGAGGTGCTCGACGAGACCGATCTCGCCGACGGCATCCGACTGACCTGTCAGGCGCTGCCACTCAGCGAGAAGCTGCGGATCACCTACAACGGCTGA
- a CDS encoding maleylpyruvate isomerase family mycothiol-dependent enzyme, whose product MTHLHLPRVYAATDALLGTVDRMTPAEFAGDSVLPGWSRAHVVAHVAMNARCFGRAIGAALRGELVAVYESTEARDADIRGAAGLPVGDLRELLFETCGAWRDVADDVDEDHLTARLERVPGGPQLSVAEGLVARWREVEIHHADLGLAWTPASWSPEFVDEVLPSLVEFRSREVDLTLHSPEGSIQVGSGGPEVRGSRADLAWWLMGRGSGDRLTGDLPTLGPWR is encoded by the coding sequence ATGACCCACCTGCACCTGCCTCGTGTGTACGCGGCCACCGACGCCCTGCTGGGCACGGTCGATCGGATGACGCCCGCGGAATTCGCAGGAGACAGTGTCCTGCCGGGCTGGTCCCGAGCGCACGTCGTCGCCCACGTGGCGATGAACGCACGATGCTTCGGCCGGGCCATCGGCGCGGCGCTCCGGGGCGAGCTGGTCGCCGTCTATGAGTCCACGGAAGCCCGGGACGCGGACATCAGGGGCGCCGCGGGACTGCCCGTCGGAGACCTCCGCGAGCTGTTGTTCGAGACCTGTGGGGCGTGGCGCGACGTGGCCGACGACGTCGACGAAGACCACCTGACGGCGCGACTCGAGCGCGTGCCGGGCGGGCCGCAGCTCTCCGTCGCCGAGGGCCTCGTCGCCCGGTGGCGCGAGGTGGAGATCCACCACGCGGACCTCGGCCTGGCATGGACGCCGGCGAGCTGGTCGCCGGAGTTCGTCGACGAGGTGCTTCCCTCGCTGGTCGAGTTCCGGTCACGCGAGGTCGACCTGACACTCCACTCCCCCGAGGGCTCGATCCAGGTCGGCTCGGGCGGACCGGAGGTCCGCGGAAGCCGCGCTGACCTGGCGTGGTGGTTGATGGGCCGGGGGTCCGGCGACCGTTTGACCGGCGACCTGCCTACGCTGGGACCATGGCGATGA